A region of Moorena producens PAL-8-15-08-1 DNA encodes the following proteins:
- a CDS encoding ATP-binding protein, whose amino-acid sequence MAAPVNFKCFQTGYINRQSASAQGDSNFLQGLGCELVYTQEASGKCLSFHWQAAEQYGLSLTQVVGLPLEDGFCPTEAEAYQDRLQRILSQRTPERCVQSFCYQDKSFAFELVISPILPADGEATTVLVMGRFLPESSILEWRESPTSLSVDPHQKLLTKIARQIRRTLDLDTIWQQTAQSLGEALQVSRCLVCYYKPDARVTKVQAEYCQQPLRSMAKQLLPLDSEPYLEQALNSQEPLLVEHIVPGEWEQLSVLVVSTSYKDEPNGLICLQQCDHRRQWSAAEIKLVGELAEQVGTAIAHGTLYKELEIASERAEEASRHKSDFLANTSHELRTPLNGMIGFLKLVLDGMADDPQEQRDFIQEAYNSALHLLNIINDILDIAKIEAGKMELELAPVELESLFRKVEDFTINQAELKNLSLRIEMPDVYDGIVMYGNYQRLLQVMLNLVGNAIKFTDEGGVTVSAEVIRKKITFKGTEFPGLVKVRVADTGIGVSLDQQDRLFQTFTQVDGSRTRQYGGTGLGLVISQKLIETMGGVVNFFSMGENLGSTVTFTVPLYQVPVMVSNQATDMD is encoded by the coding sequence ATGGCTGCACCTGTGAATTTTAAATGTTTTCAAACTGGATATATAAATAGGCAATCCGCTAGTGCACAAGGTGATTCTAACTTTTTGCAGGGTTTAGGGTGTGAGCTGGTTTATACTCAAGAGGCATCGGGTAAATGCCTTTCTTTTCACTGGCAAGCTGCTGAGCAATATGGTCTGAGTTTGACACAAGTGGTGGGACTTCCCCTAGAAGATGGATTCTGCCCGACTGAAGCCGAAGCCTACCAAGATAGGCTTCAGAGAATTTTGAGCCAGCGAACCCCTGAACGTTGTGTTCAATCGTTTTGTTACCAGGACAAATCCTTTGCCTTTGAGTTGGTCATTAGCCCCATTTTGCCAGCGGATGGCGAAGCAACAACCGTTCTAGTTATGGGTCGCTTTTTGCCGGAATCATCAATATTGGAATGGCGGGAATCTCCTACAAGTCTAAGTGTAGACCCCCATCAAAAATTACTCACCAAAATTGCTCGGCAAATTCGTCGTACCCTCGATCTAGATACCATTTGGCAACAAACTGCCCAAAGTCTAGGGGAGGCACTCCAGGTCAGCCGTTGCCTCGTGTGCTATTACAAACCAGACGCACGGGTAACCAAGGTTCAGGCAGAATATTGTCAACAGCCGTTGCGGTCAATGGCCAAACAACTGCTACCCTTAGATTCTGAGCCTTACCTCGAACAAGCCCTCAATAGTCAGGAGCCACTGCTGGTAGAACACATTGTTCCTGGTGAATGGGAACAGTTGTCTGTGTTGGTGGTTTCAACCTCCTATAAAGATGAACCTAATGGTTTGATTTGCCTACAGCAGTGTGATCATCGCCGTCAATGGAGTGCCGCAGAAATCAAGTTAGTGGGAGAATTGGCTGAACAAGTCGGCACAGCGATCGCTCATGGCACCCTTTACAAGGAGCTAGAAATAGCTAGTGAAAGGGCTGAAGAGGCCTCTCGCCACAAAAGTGATTTTCTGGCTAATACTTCCCATGAGTTACGCACCCCTCTCAATGGCATGATTGGGTTTCTGAAGTTGGTTCTTGATGGCATGGCAGACGATCCACAGGAGCAACGGGATTTTATCCAAGAAGCCTACAATTCTGCATTGCATCTGCTCAATATTATTAATGATATCCTGGATATTGCCAAGATTGAAGCGGGTAAAATGGAGCTAGAACTCGCTCCAGTAGAATTAGAGTCTCTGTTTAGAAAAGTTGAAGACTTTACGATCAATCAAGCCGAGCTAAAAAACCTCAGCCTCAGAATTGAAATGCCTGATGTCTATGATGGCATTGTTATGTATGGTAACTATCAAAGGCTGCTACAGGTCATGTTAAACCTAGTGGGCAATGCCATTAAGTTTACTGATGAAGGTGGGGTGACTGTTAGTGCTGAGGTGATCCGAAAGAAGATAACTTTCAAAGGTACAGAATTCCCAGGATTGGTTAAAGTTCGAGTTGCTGATACTGGCATCGGTGTTTCCCTCGACCAGCAAGACCGGCTGTTTCAAACATTTACCCAAGTCGATGGTTCCCGAACTCGCCAATATGGCGGCACGGGTTTAGGCCTAGTCATATCCCAAAAGCTGATTGAAACCATGGGGGGTGTGGTCAATTTTTTCAGTATGGGGGAAAATTTAGGGTCAACAGTTACCTTCACAGTACCTCTTTATCAAGTTCCTGTGATGGTTTCCAATCAAGCAACTGATATGGATTAA
- a CDS encoding single-stranded DNA-binding protein has protein sequence MNSCILMAQIIQDPELRYTSDNQTPLTQMLVQFAGVKAEESPSTLKVVGWGEYLANEIKTNYSTGDRVVIEGSLRMNVIERPEGFKEKRAELTVSRIHKLGTDDHFEPQVMASDRTFQRTPEPSSPQTYDKVVSMDQHRMSSSVSYPNNTEQDFAYTSTEQNTEQSFESSFGSSSPQNPTSGSPSHQQDLDDIPF, from the coding sequence ATGAACAGCTGCATTTTAATGGCACAAATTATTCAGGATCCAGAACTCCGTTACACTTCAGATAATCAGACACCCCTGACTCAGATGCTAGTACAATTCGCTGGTGTCAAGGCTGAGGAATCCCCATCCACTTTAAAAGTGGTAGGTTGGGGGGAATATTTGGCTAATGAAATTAAAACAAACTATTCCACAGGCGATCGCGTGGTGATTGAAGGTAGCTTAAGGATGAATGTGATTGAGCGACCAGAAGGATTCAAGGAAAAACGGGCAGAATTGACTGTTTCCCGGATTCACAAATTGGGAACAGATGATCACTTCGAGCCACAAGTCATGGCCTCGGATAGAACTTTCCAGCGTACCCCAGAACCATCCTCTCCCCAAACCTATGATAAGGTTGTATCGATGGATCAACATCGGATGTCGTCATCAGTTTCTTATCCCAACAATACCGAACAAGATTTTGCTTATACCAGCACTGAACAAAATACTGAGCAAAGTTTTGAGTCTTCTTTTGGGTCTTCATCTCCTCAAAACCCAACCTCTGGTAGCCCTAGTCATCAACAAGATTTAGATGATATTCCCTTTTAG
- a CDS encoding DUF3386 domain-containing protein — MIENATAREVFQAAYDNRYTWDDDFPGYKADLEIKQGDEVYTGQVRINGDHSVDVSGFDDEKVKESVYNQMRDIVTHRKRSSFEKAHGKNQFSFGDNDSTGAVEIFVKGDAMGSNYKVRGQEICHVSRVMGPMAFTINTNDSLDTGEGYISSGYNAIFRNAKTGDLMAKREFEDSFDKVGDYYIMTRQVVYAIEEKGRTATEFNFSNIKLLEPAMV, encoded by the coding sequence ATGATCGAAAACGCAACAGCTCGTGAAGTATTCCAGGCGGCTTACGACAACCGCTACACCTGGGACGATGATTTTCCTGGTTACAAAGCTGACTTGGAAATTAAGCAAGGTGATGAAGTATACACTGGTCAAGTTCGCATTAATGGTGATCACAGTGTTGACGTCAGTGGGTTTGATGATGAAAAGGTCAAAGAAAGTGTCTATAACCAGATGCGGGATATTGTGACCCACCGTAAGCGGTCATCGTTTGAAAAAGCCCATGGTAAAAACCAATTTAGCTTTGGTGACAATGATTCTACTGGTGCCGTAGAAATTTTTGTCAAGGGTGATGCTATGGGCTCTAACTATAAAGTCCGAGGGCAGGAAATTTGTCATGTCAGTCGGGTGATGGGTCCGATGGCTTTTACAATTAATACCAACGATAGCCTAGATACAGGAGAAGGGTATATTTCTTCAGGGTATAATGCCATTTTTCGCAATGCCAAAACTGGTGATTTGATGGCTAAACGAGAGTTTGAAGACAGCTTCGATAAAGTTGGTGATTATTATATTATGACTCGTCAAGTGGTTTATGCCATCGAGGAAAAAGGGCGCACAGCTACTGAATTCAACTTTTCTAATATCAAGTTACTCGAACCAGCTATGGTTTGA
- a CDS encoding UDP-glucose dehydrogenase family protein, with product MRVCVIGTGYVGLVTGACLAHIGHHVICVDNNEEKVKLMKSGQSPIYEPGLSEIMQESANAGRLEFTTDLAAGVEHGEILFIAVGTPPLPTGESDTRYVEAVARGIGSHLKDGYKVIVNKSTVPIGSGDWVRMIVLDGVAERQKSLVTAGGQAETEAAEDITADFDVVSNPEFLREGSAVYDTFNPDRIVLGGNSEQAIAMMKELYQPIVERQFAEDKSLPPVSVLATDLSSAEMIKYAANAFLATKISFINEIANICDRVGADVTQVAQGIGLDSRIGNKFLQAGIGWGGSCFPKDVLALLHTAEDYGYEADLLKATVSVNKRQRLLAVEKLQKELKILKGKTVGLLGLTFKPNTDDMRDAPALNLVEELNRLGAKVKAYDPIISQTGMRHGLSNVIVETDPERLADSCDALVLVTDWDQFQKLDYGKMAQLMNHPVIIDGRNFLDRNQLERAGFSYLGIGR from the coding sequence ATGCGCGTTTGTGTGATTGGTACAGGATATGTGGGCTTAGTAACTGGCGCTTGCTTAGCCCATATCGGTCATCATGTAATCTGTGTAGACAACAACGAAGAAAAAGTTAAGTTGATGAAGTCTGGACAGTCCCCCATCTATGAACCAGGACTGTCGGAAATAATGCAGGAGTCAGCTAATGCAGGTAGACTTGAGTTTACCACAGATTTGGCGGCTGGGGTAGAGCATGGGGAAATTTTATTCATTGCAGTGGGAACTCCCCCCCTACCTACCGGAGAAAGTGACACTCGTTATGTGGAAGCGGTTGCCAGAGGGATTGGCTCCCATCTCAAGGATGGTTACAAAGTAATTGTTAACAAATCAACGGTACCCATTGGTTCGGGAGATTGGGTACGCATGATTGTCCTAGATGGGGTAGCTGAACGCCAGAAATCTTTGGTAACTGCAGGAGGGCAAGCTGAAACTGAAGCAGCAGAAGACATTACGGCGGATTTTGATGTGGTCAGTAATCCAGAGTTTCTCCGAGAAGGGTCAGCAGTTTACGATACCTTTAATCCAGACCGTATTGTCCTAGGAGGCAATAGCGAACAAGCGATCGCAATGATGAAGGAACTGTATCAACCAATTGTCGAACGCCAGTTTGCCGAAGACAAATCCCTTCCCCCAGTTTCTGTACTAGCTACAGACCTCAGCTCAGCTGAAATGATTAAATATGCGGCTAATGCCTTTTTGGCTACTAAAATTAGCTTTATTAATGAAATTGCCAATATTTGCGATCGCGTCGGTGCTGATGTTACCCAAGTTGCTCAAGGAATTGGTTTAGATTCCCGCATTGGCAACAAGTTTTTACAAGCAGGAATTGGCTGGGGTGGTTCTTGCTTCCCCAAAGATGTCTTAGCACTACTCCATACCGCTGAAGATTACGGTTATGAAGCAGATTTGCTTAAAGCCACTGTCAGTGTCAACAAACGCCAACGTTTACTTGCGGTTGAAAAACTCCAGAAAGAGCTTAAAATCCTCAAAGGTAAAACAGTGGGCCTGTTGGGTTTGACCTTTAAGCCCAATACTGATGATATGCGGGATGCTCCTGCTCTAAATCTGGTGGAAGAACTAAACCGACTCGGAGCCAAGGTCAAAGCCTATGACCCAATTATTTCCCAAACTGGCATGCGTCATGGTCTATCTAACGTGATTGTCGAAACCGATCCAGAACGGTTGGCTGATAGCTGTGATGCTTTAGTGTTAGTTACAGATTGGGATCAGTTCCAGAAGCTGGACTATGGTAAAATGGCCCAGCTGATGAACCATCCGGTGATCATTGATGGCCGCAACTTCCTAGATCGGAACCAGCTAGAACGTGCTGGTTTCTCGTATTTGGGAATTGGTCGTTGA
- a CDS encoding cobalt-precorrin-6A reductase → MLDSSGRIWLIGGTTESVTLANAIASRGMPCTVTVTTTAAKSLYPQTPNLRVRVGRLDTNELEQFLEKHGIVAILDASHPYAVEISQIAISAACARHIPYLRFERQQLNSQVSSELDNSPIIYLNSFQDLIAGNYLHHQRVLLTIGYKHLPLFRSWQDQSTLYARILPSVTAIDVAIASGFSPNRIIALRPPVPADLEKALWHHWDISVVVTKASGVAGGEDIKRALATELGISLVIITRPVVDYPQQTSHVSVALEFCHRYV, encoded by the coding sequence GTGCTCGATAGCAGTGGCCGTATTTGGCTGATTGGTGGAACCACGGAAAGTGTGACTCTGGCAAATGCGATCGCATCCAGGGGTATGCCCTGTACAGTAACCGTTACCACAACGGCGGCTAAATCCCTCTATCCCCAAACCCCAAATTTAAGGGTTCGAGTCGGACGTTTAGATACAAATGAGCTAGAGCAGTTTTTGGAGAAGCATGGTATTGTAGCGATCCTAGATGCCTCTCACCCCTATGCGGTAGAAATTTCCCAAATAGCGATTTCAGCCGCTTGTGCTCGGCATATACCTTACCTACGTTTTGAACGACAACAGCTAAATTCTCAGGTAAGTTCTGAACTAGACAATTCACCAATAATTTATCTCAATAGTTTCCAAGACCTGATTGCTGGTAACTATCTCCATCACCAGCGGGTATTACTGACCATCGGTTACAAACATTTACCCTTATTCCGTAGCTGGCAAGACCAGTCAACCCTATACGCCAGGATTCTGCCGAGTGTTACTGCCATCGATGTAGCGATCGCGTCTGGATTTAGCCCAAATCGAATTATTGCCCTGCGTCCTCCGGTACCAGCTGATTTGGAAAAGGCACTCTGGCATCACTGGGACATCTCTGTTGTTGTCACCAAGGCGTCTGGGGTTGCTGGGGGAGAAGATATCAAACGAGCCCTAGCTACTGAGTTAGGCATCTCCCTAGTTATCATTACTCGCCCAGTTGTTGATTATCCCCAGCAAACTAGCCATGTATCTGTGGCATTAGAGTTTTGCCATCGTTATGTTTGA
- a CDS encoding mannose-1-phosphate guanyltransferase, which translates to MRAVLMAGGSGTRLRPLTCDLPKPMVPILNRPIAEHIVNLLKRHNINEVIATLYYLPDVMRDYFQDGSDFGVKMTYAVEEEQPLGTAGCVKNISELLNETFLVISGDSITDFDLTAAIEFHKAKKSKATLILTRVPNPVEFGVVITDKEMRIRRFLEKPSTSEIFSDTVNTGTYILEPSVLEYLPSNEECDFSKDLFPKLLEKDEPMYGYVAEGYWCDVGHLEAYREAQYDGLMDKVTLDFAYPQQSSGMWVGQNTYIDPTAKIETPVLIGSNCRIGPNAHIEAGTVIGDNVTISAHAHLKRPIIWNGALIGEEVNLSACTISRGTRVDRRAQVFEGAVVGSLSKVGEEAQISPTVRVWPNKTIESGATLNINLIWGNTAQRNLFGQRGVQGLANIDITPEFAVKLGAAYGSTLKLGSQVSLSRDQRSICRMVTRSLIGGLMSVGIDVQNLDATAIPVARTVVPTLGVEGGIHVRVHPDRPDHILIEVIDAKGINISKGKEKKIEGAYFKEDLRRVQINDIGNVNYPIQLIDIYGTAFEKHLNVEAIRNSSAKVVIDYAYAVSGAVLPQLLAKFGADAVVLNASLKQTAISTEERESLLNQLGQVVEALKANFGVQVSANGEQLILVDESGISIRGEILTALMVNIMLTSNPRGTVVVPVQTSSAVEQIARRHDGKVIRTKANPTALMEASQSNPNVVLGGSWDMGFIFPQLHPGFDAMFGIAKLIEMLTVQERSLADIRAELPRVWYKTVTLRCPWTVKGSLMRHLVETHPSEQLELVDGVKIINAQNDNWVLILPDAGEPLVHIFANSDDRDWAEENLKHYRNHVQEFVEKEQGVEAQPSAVS; encoded by the coding sequence ATGCGAGCAGTGCTGATGGCTGGTGGTTCAGGAACACGGCTGAGACCGTTGACCTGTGATCTGCCCAAGCCCATGGTGCCAATCCTGAATCGACCCATTGCTGAACATATCGTTAATCTACTCAAACGGCACAATATCAATGAGGTCATTGCCACTCTGTACTATCTCCCAGATGTCATGCGGGACTACTTCCAAGACGGCAGTGACTTTGGGGTAAAGATGACCTATGCGGTAGAAGAAGAACAGCCTCTGGGGACTGCAGGTTGTGTTAAAAATATTTCCGAATTACTCAATGAAACCTTTTTAGTCATTAGTGGCGATAGCATCACCGACTTTGATTTGACTGCTGCGATTGAATTTCATAAAGCTAAGAAATCAAAGGCGACATTAATCCTAACTCGCGTTCCTAATCCCGTTGAGTTCGGGGTGGTGATCACCGATAAGGAAATGCGCATCCGCCGATTTTTGGAAAAACCTTCGACCTCAGAAATTTTTTCCGATACTGTTAACACTGGCACTTACATTCTCGAACCATCGGTTCTAGAGTACCTGCCATCAAATGAGGAATGTGACTTTTCTAAAGACTTGTTTCCGAAACTCCTCGAGAAAGATGAGCCAATGTATGGCTATGTAGCTGAGGGATATTGGTGTGATGTCGGTCACCTGGAGGCTTACCGAGAAGCCCAGTATGACGGCTTAATGGATAAGGTCACACTAGACTTTGCTTACCCGCAACAATCCTCAGGAATGTGGGTGGGACAAAATACCTATATCGACCCTACTGCCAAGATTGAAACCCCAGTACTAATTGGTAGCAACTGCCGGATTGGTCCAAACGCCCACATCGAAGCAGGAACAGTAATTGGCGATAATGTTACCATCTCTGCTCACGCTCACCTGAAACGACCGATTATTTGGAATGGAGCGTTGATTGGTGAAGAGGTTAATCTGAGTGCCTGCACCATTTCCAGGGGAACCCGGGTAGACCGTCGTGCTCAAGTTTTCGAAGGTGCCGTTGTCGGTTCCCTGTCTAAAGTCGGAGAAGAAGCTCAAATTAGTCCCACTGTAAGGGTTTGGCCAAATAAAACTATAGAATCAGGTGCAACATTGAATATCAATTTAATTTGGGGCAACACTGCCCAACGGAATCTTTTTGGTCAGCGGGGTGTCCAAGGCTTAGCCAACATCGATATTACTCCCGAATTTGCCGTTAAGTTGGGAGCCGCTTATGGGTCTACCTTAAAACTAGGCTCCCAAGTATCACTCTCCCGTGACCAGCGTAGTATCTGTCGCATGGTGACCCGGTCTTTGATTGGGGGATTGATGTCTGTAGGTATTGATGTCCAGAACCTAGATGCAACTGCAATTCCTGTAGCTCGCACCGTGGTACCAACCCTAGGGGTTGAGGGGGGTATCCATGTGCGCGTGCATCCTGACCGACCAGATCATATCCTGATCGAAGTTATTGATGCCAAGGGAATTAATATCAGCAAGGGTAAAGAGAAAAAAATTGAGGGGGCTTACTTCAAAGAAGACCTAAGACGAGTCCAGATCAATGATATCGGTAATGTTAACTACCCGATCCAGTTAATCGATATCTACGGTACTGCTTTTGAGAAGCATCTCAATGTAGAGGCAATTCGCAACAGTAGTGCTAAGGTAGTTATTGACTATGCTTATGCCGTGTCTGGTGCGGTTTTACCCCAACTGTTAGCGAAATTTGGGGCTGATGCAGTAGTCCTCAATGCCAGTTTGAAACAAACAGCTATCTCCACAGAAGAACGAGAGAGTTTGCTCAATCAGCTGGGTCAGGTGGTCGAGGCTCTAAAAGCCAATTTTGGTGTCCAGGTCTCTGCTAATGGGGAACAGCTGATTTTGGTGGATGAATCGGGAATCTCGATTCGAGGTGAGATATTGACTGCACTGATGGTCAATATTATGTTAACCTCTAATCCCAGGGGAACTGTGGTGGTTCCAGTCCAGACATCAAGTGCGGTGGAACAAATTGCCAGACGCCATGATGGCAAGGTGATCCGCACCAAAGCTAACCCCACAGCACTGATGGAAGCTTCTCAAAGCAACCCCAATGTGGTATTGGGAGGTAGTTGGGACATGGGCTTTATTTTCCCCCAACTACATCCAGGCTTTGATGCTATGTTTGGAATCGCCAAGTTGATCGAGATGCTGACAGTCCAAGAGCGATCGCTTGCTGATATTCGTGCCGAACTTCCTCGGGTATGGTACAAAACCGTTACCCTGCGTTGTCCTTGGACAGTTAAGGGTAGCCTGATGCGTCATCTGGTCGAAACCCATCCCAGTGAGCAGCTCGAACTTGTTGATGGCGTTAAAATTATCAACGCGCAAAATGATAACTGGGTGTTGATTTTACCCGATGCTGGCGAACCCTTAGTTCATATTTTTGCCAACAGCGATGACCGGGATTGGGCCGAGGAAAACCTCAAGCATTATCGCAACCATGTTCAGGAATTCGTTGAAAAAGAACAAGGTGTAGAAGCGCAACCTTCAGCCGTGTCATAA
- the lepA gene encoding translation elongation factor 4 — MTDAPVSHIRNFSIIAHIDHGKSTLADRLLQATGTVSDRQMKEQFLDNMDLERERGITIKLQAARMNYTASDGHEYVLNLIDTPGHVDFSYEVSRSLVACEGALLVVDASQGVEAQTLANVYLALEHDLEIIPVLNKIDLPGAEPERVSTEIEDIIGLDCSQAIRASAKEGIGIDEILESIVHLIPPPIDTVEQPLRALIFDSYYDAYRGVIVYFRVVDGTLKKGDRIRLMASRKEYEIDELGVLSPNQVQVDELHAGEVGYLAAAIKAVADARVGDTITLAKAAAIDPLPGYTEAKPMVFCGLFPTDADQYKDLKEALDKLKLNDAALNYEPETSSAMGFGFRCGFLGLLHMEIVQERLEREYDLELITTAPSVVYQVTTNQGEVLEIDNPSTLPSPQEREKIAEPYVRVEMITPETYVGTLMELCQSRRGDFKDMTYLAQGRTTLIYELPLAEVVTDFFDQMKSRSRGYASMEYQLIGYRDNPLVKLDLLINAEPVDSLAVIVHRDKAYYVGRTLVEKLKELIPRHQFKIPLQAAIGSRVIASEHIPALRKDVLAKCYGGDISRKKKLLQKQAKGKKRMKAVGTVDVPQEAFMAVLRLDQG, encoded by the coding sequence ATGACTGATGCCCCTGTCTCTCATATTCGTAATTTTTCGATTATCGCCCACATTGATCATGGGAAATCGACCTTAGCTGATCGCCTACTGCAAGCTACTGGTACCGTAAGCGACCGCCAGATGAAAGAACAGTTCCTGGACAATATGGATTTGGAACGGGAGCGGGGAATTACGATTAAGCTGCAAGCGGCTCGGATGAACTATACTGCTAGCGATGGTCACGAGTACGTTCTCAATTTAATTGACACTCCCGGTCATGTGGATTTCTCCTATGAAGTGTCGCGCTCACTAGTGGCTTGTGAAGGAGCACTGTTGGTAGTCGATGCATCCCAGGGTGTAGAGGCTCAAACTCTAGCAAATGTTTACCTAGCCCTTGAACACGATCTAGAAATTATTCCCGTTCTAAATAAAATAGACTTGCCTGGAGCTGAACCGGAAAGGGTGAGTACCGAAATCGAAGATATCATTGGTCTTGATTGTAGCCAAGCAATTCGAGCATCAGCCAAGGAAGGTATCGGTATCGACGAAATCCTGGAATCCATTGTACATCTAATTCCACCTCCAATCGATACCGTAGAGCAACCCCTAAGGGCGTTGATTTTTGACAGTTACTATGATGCTTATCGTGGCGTAATCGTTTATTTTAGAGTGGTCGATGGCACTCTAAAAAAAGGCGATCGCATTCGCTTGATGGCATCTCGCAAGGAGTACGAAATTGATGAGCTAGGGGTGCTTTCCCCTAACCAAGTCCAAGTGGATGAACTCCACGCGGGTGAAGTTGGTTACCTAGCTGCTGCCATTAAGGCGGTAGCCGATGCCCGTGTTGGTGACACCATTACTTTAGCAAAAGCAGCAGCTATTGACCCTTTACCAGGATACACGGAAGCCAAACCCATGGTTTTTTGTGGCTTGTTTCCCACGGATGCTGACCAGTATAAGGATTTAAAGGAAGCATTAGATAAGCTCAAGCTCAATGATGCTGCCCTGAACTACGAACCAGAAACTTCCTCTGCCATGGGATTTGGCTTCCGCTGTGGTTTCTTAGGCTTGCTGCACATGGAAATTGTTCAAGAGCGCCTGGAAAGGGAATATGATTTGGAGCTAATCACCACTGCCCCTTCAGTGGTGTATCAAGTGACCACCAATCAGGGAGAAGTCCTTGAAATTGATAATCCGAGTACCCTGCCATCCCCCCAAGAACGGGAAAAAATTGCCGAACCCTATGTCCGGGTAGAAATGATTACTCCAGAAACCTATGTTGGGACTCTGATGGAACTGTGTCAAAGCCGCCGTGGGGATTTTAAGGATATGACTTATCTTGCCCAAGGACGGACTACTTTAATTTATGAATTACCCCTAGCAGAAGTGGTTACTGACTTTTTTGATCAAATGAAGTCTCGCTCTCGGGGTTATGCCAGTATGGAGTACCAGCTCATTGGTTACCGAGATAATCCCTTAGTCAAGCTGGATCTACTGATTAATGCGGAACCTGTGGACTCCCTGGCCGTAATTGTTCACCGAGACAAAGCTTACTATGTGGGTCGTACCTTGGTGGAGAAACTTAAGGAACTTATTCCCCGCCACCAATTTAAAATTCCTCTTCAAGCCGCTATTGGTAGTCGAGTCATTGCTAGTGAACATATTCCGGCTTTGAGAAAAGATGTATTGGCTAAATGCTACGGTGGTGACATTTCCCGGAAGAAAAAACTTCTCCAAAAGCAGGCAAAAGGGAAAAAGCGGATGAAGGCTGTAGGCACTGTTGATGTTCCCCAGGAAGCGTTTATGGCAGTATTACGTCTTGACCAAGGTTAG
- a CDS encoding UDP-glucuronic acid decarboxylase family protein — MRILVTGGAGFIGSHLIDRLMAEGHEVICLDNFYTGHKRNILKWLSHPYFELVRHDITEPIRLEVDQIYHLACPASPVHYQYNPVKTIKTNVMGTLYMLGLAKRVKARFLLASTSEVYGDPDVHPQSEDYRGNVNPIGIRSCYDEGKRVAETLAFDYHRQNGVDIRVARIFNTYGPRMLENDGRVVSNFVVQALKGEPLTVYGDGSQTRSFCYVSDLVEGLIRLMNNDHTGPINLGNPGEYTILELAQAIQKMVNPDTEIIFKPLPQDDPRRRQPDISKAKTLLGWEPTIPLSEGLDLTVSDFRKRLTPQE, encoded by the coding sequence ATGAGAATCCTAGTTACTGGTGGGGCTGGTTTTATCGGCTCCCATCTAATTGATCGTTTGATGGCAGAAGGTCATGAAGTTATTTGTCTGGATAACTTCTATACTGGCCACAAACGGAATATCCTCAAATGGCTGTCACACCCCTACTTTGAGTTGGTCCGTCACGACATCACTGAACCGATTCGGTTAGAAGTTGATCAAATATACCACCTTGCTTGTCCAGCATCCCCAGTTCACTACCAGTACAATCCTGTCAAGACTATCAAAACCAATGTCATGGGTACCCTATACATGCTAGGGTTAGCCAAACGGGTGAAGGCGAGATTCTTATTAGCGTCCACGTCTGAGGTATATGGGGATCCTGACGTCCATCCCCAGTCAGAAGATTATCGGGGTAATGTCAATCCCATTGGGATCCGCAGTTGTTACGATGAAGGGAAGCGAGTGGCAGAAACCCTCGCATTTGACTACCATCGACAAAATGGTGTAGACATTCGTGTAGCTCGCATTTTTAACACCTACGGTCCTCGAATGCTGGAAAATGATGGGCGAGTCGTTAGCAATTTTGTGGTGCAAGCTCTGAAGGGGGAACCCTTAACGGTTTATGGGGATGGTTCACAGACCCGAAGTTTCTGCTATGTCTCCGACTTAGTGGAAGGACTAATTCGACTTATGAATAATGACCATACCGGACCGATTAATCTCGGAAATCCTGGAGAATACACTATATTAGAACTCGCTCAGGCAATTCAGAAAATGGTGAATCCTGATACAGAAATTATCTTTAAGCCTCTACCTCAGGATGACCCCCGACGTCGTCAACCAGACATTAGTAAAGCTAAAACTTTACTAGGTTGGGAACCTACTATTCCTTTGTCAGAAGGGTTAGATTTGACAGTATCCGATTTCCGTAAGCGTTTAACTCCTCAAGAGTAA